From Cellulomonas dongxiuzhuiae, the proteins below share one genomic window:
- the rpoB gene encoding DNA-directed RNA polymerase subunit beta → MAASRIPSAPSADAIANRTASRRISFAKIHEPLEVPDLLGLQTESFDWLLGNERWQARVAAALEVGRNDVPETAGLEEIFEEISPIEDFGGTMSLSFREHRFEPPKYTADECKEKDFTFAAPLFVTAEFVNYTTGEIKSQTVFMGDFPLMTERGTFIINGTERVVVSQLVRSPGVYFERTADKTSDKDVLTAKIIPSRGAWLEFEIDKRDNVGVRVDRKRKQNATVLLKALGMTESEIREEFAEYPAVIDTLEKDHVQTQDEALLDLYRKIRPGEPPTVEAGRALLENFYFNSKRYDLAKVGRYKVNKKLGQDAPLSDSVLTLSDVVATIKYLAALHIDKPTLPGTRGGESIEIRVEPDDIDHFGNRRIRAVGELIQNQVRTGLSRMERVVRERMTTQDVEAITPQTLINIRPVVASIKEFFGTSQLSQFMDQNNPLAGLTHKRRLSALGPGGLSRDRAGMEVRDVHTSHYGRMCPIETPEGPNIGLIGSLATYGRINPFGFVETPYRRVKDGKVSDEVDYLTADDEDRHIIAQANAPLTDDGSFVEDAILVRTKGGEPDLVPPSSVDYMDVSPRQMVSVATALIPFLEHDDANRALMGANMQRQAVPLVRSEAPLVGTGMERRAAVDAGDVVVATKPGVVTEVSADLVVVANDDATTSTYRIAKFRRSNQGTCYNQRVLVEHGARVEVGSVLADGPATDEGELALGRNLLVAFMSWEGHNYEDAIILSQRLVQDDVLSSIHIEEHEVDARDTKLGPEEITRDIPNVSEEVLGDLDERGIIRIGAEVGAGDILVGKVTPKGETELTPEERLLRAIFGEKAREVRDTSLKVPHGESGTVIEVRTFSRDDGDELPAGVNELVRVYIAQRRKITDGDKLAGRHGNKGVISKILPVEDMPFLEDGTAVDVVLNPLGVPGRMNVGQVLETHLGWVAKQGWDIKLAEGEAVWREGVPDAVASSKPGNPVATPVFDGVPEQTLTGLLGSTLPNRDGERMVKGDGKARLFDGRSGEPFPEPVSVGYMYILKLHHLVDDKIHARSTGPYSMITQQPLGGKAQFGGQRFGEMEVWALEAYGAAYTLQELLTIKSDDVPGRVKVYEAIVKGENIPDSGIPESFKVLLKEMQSLCLNVEVLSSDGVSIDMKENDDEVYRAAEELGIDLSRRPNASSVEEI, encoded by the coding sequence TTGGCTGCCTCGCGCATCCCTTCTGCACCGTCCGCCGACGCCATCGCGAACCGCACCGCATCCCGTCGCATCTCCTTCGCCAAGATCCATGAGCCGCTCGAGGTCCCCGATCTGCTCGGCCTGCAGACGGAGAGCTTCGACTGGCTGCTGGGCAACGAGCGCTGGCAGGCCCGCGTGGCCGCCGCGCTCGAGGTCGGTCGCAACGACGTGCCGGAGACGGCGGGCCTCGAGGAGATCTTCGAGGAGATCTCCCCGATCGAGGACTTCGGCGGGACCATGTCCCTCTCGTTCCGCGAGCACCGCTTCGAGCCGCCGAAGTACACGGCCGACGAGTGCAAGGAGAAGGACTTCACCTTCGCCGCGCCGCTGTTCGTGACGGCGGAGTTCGTCAACTACACCACCGGCGAGATCAAGTCGCAGACGGTCTTCATGGGTGACTTCCCCCTGATGACCGAGCGCGGCACCTTCATCATCAACGGCACCGAGCGCGTGGTCGTGTCGCAGCTCGTCCGCTCCCCGGGCGTGTACTTCGAGCGCACCGCCGACAAGACGTCCGACAAGGACGTCCTCACGGCCAAGATCATCCCGAGCCGCGGTGCGTGGCTCGAGTTCGAGATCGACAAGCGCGACAACGTCGGCGTGCGCGTCGACCGCAAGCGCAAGCAGAACGCCACGGTGCTGCTCAAGGCGCTCGGCATGACCGAGAGCGAGATCCGCGAGGAGTTCGCCGAGTACCCCGCGGTCATCGACACCCTCGAGAAGGACCACGTCCAGACGCAGGACGAGGCGCTGCTCGACCTCTACCGCAAGATCCGCCCGGGCGAGCCGCCGACCGTCGAGGCCGGCCGCGCGCTGCTCGAGAACTTCTACTTCAACTCCAAGCGCTACGACCTGGCGAAGGTCGGCCGCTACAAGGTGAACAAGAAGCTCGGTCAGGACGCGCCGCTGTCCGACTCGGTGCTCACGCTCTCGGACGTCGTCGCGACGATCAAGTACCTCGCGGCCCTCCACATCGACAAGCCCACGCTGCCCGGCACGCGCGGCGGCGAGTCGATCGAGATCCGCGTCGAGCCCGACGACATCGACCACTTCGGCAACCGTCGCATCCGCGCGGTCGGCGAGCTCATCCAGAACCAGGTCCGCACGGGCCTGTCGCGGATGGAGCGCGTCGTGCGCGAGCGCATGACGACGCAGGACGTCGAGGCGATCACGCCCCAGACCCTCATCAACATCCGCCCCGTCGTGGCCTCCATCAAGGAGTTCTTCGGGACGAGCCAGCTGTCGCAGTTCATGGACCAGAACAACCCGCTCGCGGGCCTGACGCACAAGCGGCGTCTGTCGGCCCTCGGCCCGGGTGGTCTGTCCCGCGACCGCGCCGGCATGGAGGTCCGTGACGTCCACACCTCGCACTACGGCCGCATGTGCCCGATCGAGACCCCTGAGGGCCCGAACATCGGCCTCATCGGCTCGCTCGCGACCTACGGGCGCATCAACCCGTTCGGGTTCGTCGAGACGCCGTACCGCCGCGTCAAGGACGGGAAGGTGTCCGACGAGGTCGACTACCTGACCGCCGACGACGAGGACCGGCACATCATCGCCCAGGCGAACGCGCCGCTGACCGACGACGGCTCGTTCGTCGAGGACGCCATCCTCGTGCGCACCAAGGGCGGCGAGCCCGACCTCGTGCCGCCGTCCAGCGTCGACTACATGGACGTCTCGCCGCGCCAGATGGTCTCGGTCGCGACCGCGCTCATCCCGTTCCTCGAGCACGACGACGCCAACCGCGCGCTCATGGGCGCCAACATGCAGCGTCAGGCCGTGCCGCTGGTCCGCTCCGAGGCTCCGCTGGTCGGTACCGGCATGGAGCGTCGTGCGGCCGTCGACGCGGGTGACGTGGTCGTGGCCACCAAGCCCGGCGTGGTCACCGAGGTGTCCGCCGACCTGGTCGTGGTCGCCAACGACGACGCGACGACGTCGACGTACCGCATCGCCAAGTTCCGCCGCTCCAACCAGGGCACCTGCTACAACCAGCGGGTCCTGGTCGAGCACGGCGCGCGCGTCGAGGTCGGCTCCGTGCTGGCCGACGGCCCGGCGACGGACGAGGGCGAGCTCGCGCTCGGCCGCAACCTGCTGGTCGCCTTCATGTCGTGGGAGGGCCACAACTACGAGGACGCGATCATCCTGTCGCAGCGCCTCGTGCAGGACGACGTGCTGTCCTCGATCCACATCGAGGAGCACGAGGTCGACGCGCGCGACACCAAGCTCGGCCCCGAGGAGATCACGCGGGACATCCCGAACGTCTCCGAGGAGGTCCTGGGCGACCTCGACGAGCGCGGCATCATCCGCATCGGTGCCGAGGTCGGCGCAGGCGACATCCTCGTCGGCAAGGTCACGCCCAAGGGCGAGACCGAGCTGACCCCGGAGGAGCGCCTCCTGCGCGCGATCTTCGGTGAGAAGGCCCGCGAGGTCCGCGACACGTCGCTCAAGGTGCCGCACGGCGAGTCCGGCACGGTCATCGAGGTCCGCACGTTCAGCCGCGACGACGGCGACGAGCTGCCGGCCGGCGTCAACGAGCTGGTCCGCGTGTACATCGCGCAGCGCCGCAAGATCACGGACGGCGACAAGCTCGCCGGCCGTCACGGCAACAAGGGCGTCATCTCGAAGATCCTGCCCGTCGAGGACATGCCGTTCCTCGAGGACGGCACGGCCGTCGACGTCGTCCTCAACCCGCTCGGCGTGCCCGGCCGCATGAACGTCGGCCAGGTCCTCGAGACGCACCTCGGCTGGGTGGCCAAGCAGGGCTGGGACATCAAGCTCGCCGAGGGCGAGGCCGTCTGGCGCGAGGGCGTCCCCGACGCTGTCGCGAGCTCGAAGCCCGGCAACCCGGTCGCCACCCCCGTGTTCGACGGCGTGCCGGAGCAGACCCTCACCGGTCTGCTCGGCTCGACGCTGCCGAACCGGGACGGCGAGCGCATGGTCAAGGGCGACGGCAAGGCGCGGCTGTTCGACGGCCGCTCCGGCGAGCCGTTCCCCGAGCCCGTGTCGGTCGGCTACATGTACATCCTCAAGCTGCACCACCTCGTGGACGACAAGATCCACGCTCGCTCGACGGGCCCGTACTCGATGATCACGCAGCAGCCGCTGGGTGGTAAGGCGCAGTTCGGTGGCCAGCGGTTCGGCGAGATGGAGGTGTGGGCACTCGAGGCGTACGGCGCCGCCTACACGCTGCAGGAGCTGCTCACCATCAAGTCGGACGACGTCCCGGGCCGCGTGAAGGTCTACGAGGCGATCGTCAAGGGCGAGAACATCCCGGACTCCGGGATCCCCGAGTCGTTCAAGGTCCTGCTCAAGGAGATGCAGTCCCTCTGCCTGAACGTCGAGGTGCTGTCCTCCGACGGCGTCTCCATCGACATGAAGGAGAACGACGACGAGGTCTACCGCGCCGCGGAAGAGCTCGGCATCGACCTGTCGCGGCGCCCGAACGCCAGCAGCGTCGAAGAGATCTGA